One region of Flavobacterium pisciphilum genomic DNA includes:
- a CDS encoding FAD-binding and (Fe-S)-binding domain-containing protein — protein MSDSLQLQQLSNSLEGTLFYDELHKKLYATDASAYRIMPVAVAVPKTEEDIVKIIRFAAKNKISITPRTAGTSLAGQTVGNGIIVDVSKHFTKIVAFDPIKKTVTVQPGVIRDELNLYLKPHGLFFGPNTSTTNRCMIGGMVGNNSSGTTSIRYGVTRDKIVEIKAILSDGTTVVFKEMSSEEFIEKTKGDTLESKIYKAVYEELSNKENQEEIVKEFPKPEIHRRNTGYAIDLLLKSELFSGTESTINLGKLLCGSEGTLAFTTEITLKVDDLPPTNNVMVVAHFHTIQESLEAVVTAMKHHLYTCEMMDDTILDCTKTNREQAKNRFFIQGEPKAVIMLEVGSHISMEDAESQADALVEDLRKNNFGYALPKIYGADIDKINELRKAGLGLLGSIVGDDKAADSIEDTAVELSDLPNYIADFSAMMESHGQSAIYYAHAGAGEIHLRPVLNLKTKEGLHQFRNIATEVAILVKKYRGSLSGEHGDGIVRGEFLPFMIGDKNYELLKRIKKAFDPDTILNVGKIVNAFKMDENLRVEAGRVEPDIKTIQDFSDSMGILRAAEKCNGSGDCRKLPSAGGTLCPSYRATRNEKDTTRARANALREYLTHSEKDNKFDHEELYKVFELCVSCKACASECPSNVDVATLKSEFLYQYQKANGFSIRNKIFAFNSKLNKLGSIAPSMTNFVANLALVKKGMGVASKRQVPLLAPTTFRKWYQKNRRSADKNSFENGKVYLFCDEFTNYYDVSVGIDAYELLTKLGYEVVVIDHEESGRAFISKGFLEEAQVIANKNVAIFKDLISESTPLIGIEPSAILTFRDEYIRLVKDKESAEKLSKNTFTIEEFFKREITKEKIHSEQFSDVEKTIKIHGHCHQKSLSTIEASFAMLNLPKNCSVTIYNSGCCGMAGSFGYEKEHYEISMQMGEDTLFPKIRTTESTTAIAAAGTSCRHQIFDGTNRKAMHPVTILRDCLR, from the coding sequence ATGTCCGACTCTCTTCAATTACAACAACTATCCAATTCATTAGAAGGAACACTTTTTTATGATGAACTTCATAAAAAATTATATGCTACTGATGCATCTGCTTATAGAATTATGCCAGTTGCAGTGGCGGTTCCAAAGACAGAAGAAGATATTGTTAAAATTATTCGCTTTGCAGCAAAAAATAAAATTTCAATAACACCTAGAACAGCAGGAACTTCTTTGGCTGGGCAAACGGTGGGTAACGGAATAATTGTAGATGTCTCTAAACATTTTACCAAGATTGTCGCTTTTGATCCTATTAAAAAAACAGTAACAGTTCAACCCGGAGTAATTCGAGATGAACTGAATTTATATTTAAAACCACACGGCTTATTTTTTGGACCTAATACTTCGACTACAAATCGATGTATGATTGGAGGAATGGTAGGGAATAATTCATCAGGGACAACATCCATTCGCTATGGAGTTACCCGAGATAAAATAGTCGAGATAAAAGCTATTTTAAGTGATGGTACTACTGTTGTGTTTAAAGAAATGTCTTCAGAGGAATTTATAGAGAAGACAAAGGGAGACACACTTGAAAGTAAAATTTACAAAGCAGTTTACGAAGAGCTTTCTAATAAAGAAAACCAAGAAGAGATTGTAAAAGAATTTCCAAAACCAGAAATACACAGAAGAAATACAGGTTATGCAATTGATTTATTATTAAAATCAGAACTGTTCTCGGGTACAGAAAGCACAATAAACTTAGGAAAATTGCTTTGTGGAAGTGAAGGAACTCTAGCATTTACCACAGAGATTACATTGAAAGTAGATGATTTGCCACCAACAAATAATGTTATGGTTGTGGCTCATTTTCATACTATTCAAGAAAGCTTAGAAGCTGTAGTTACTGCAATGAAACATCATTTGTACACCTGTGAAATGATGGATGATACAATATTAGATTGTACTAAAACCAATAGAGAACAGGCTAAAAACAGGTTTTTTATACAAGGAGAACCAAAGGCAGTTATTATGCTGGAAGTGGGTTCGCATATCAGTATGGAAGACGCCGAATCACAGGCAGATGCTTTGGTAGAAGATTTGCGAAAAAATAATTTTGGGTATGCTTTACCTAAAATTTATGGAGCAGATATTGATAAAATTAATGAATTGCGAAAAGCTGGTCTTGGTCTTTTAGGAAGTATTGTAGGCGATGATAAAGCGGCAGATTCTATTGAAGATACAGCAGTAGAATTAAGTGATTTACCGAATTATATTGCTGATTTCTCTGCCATGATGGAGAGTCATGGGCAAAGTGCAATTTATTACGCACATGCAGGAGCAGGAGAAATTCACTTGCGTCCAGTTTTAAATTTAAAAACAAAAGAAGGATTACACCAATTTAGAAACATAGCTACTGAAGTGGCTATTTTGGTGAAAAAATATAGAGGTTCGCTAAGTGGAGAGCATGGCGACGGAATAGTTCGTGGAGAGTTTTTACCTTTTATGATAGGGGATAAAAATTATGAATTATTAAAACGAATTAAAAAAGCTTTTGATCCAGATACAATTCTGAATGTTGGAAAAATTGTAAACGCTTTTAAGATGGATGAAAATCTTCGAGTAGAAGCGGGTAGAGTAGAACCAGATATTAAAACCATTCAGGATTTCTCAGATAGTATGGGGATTTTACGTGCTGCGGAAAAATGTAATGGTTCAGGTGATTGCAGAAAATTACCTTCGGCTGGAGGTACTTTGTGTCCGAGTTACCGAGCGACACGAAATGAAAAAGATACAACTCGTGCTAGAGCCAATGCTTTGAGAGAATATTTAACACATTCTGAGAAAGACAATAAATTTGATCACGAAGAATTGTATAAAGTATTTGAGTTGTGTGTGAGCTGTAAAGCCTGTGCAAGCGAATGCCCGAGTAATGTAGATGTAGCAACTTTAAAATCAGAGTTCTTGTATCAATATCAAAAAGCAAATGGGTTTTCAATCCGTAATAAAATATTTGCTTTTAATTCTAAACTTAATAAGTTAGGAAGCATTGCTCCATCAATGACTAATTTTGTAGCCAATTTGGCTCTGGTTAAAAAAGGAATGGGAGTAGCATCAAAAAGGCAAGTTCCATTATTAGCACCAACGACTTTTAGAAAATGGTATCAAAAGAATAGAAGATCAGCAGATAAGAATTCTTTCGAAAACGGAAAAGTCTATCTTTTTTGTGATGAATTCACGAATTATTATGATGTTTCGGTTGGAATTGATGCCTATGAACTGTTAACCAAATTGGGTTATGAAGTGGTTGTAATAGATCATGAAGAAAGTGGAAGAGCTTTTATTTCTAAAGGGTTTCTAGAAGAAGCACAAGTTATAGCCAATAAAAACGTAGCTATTTTTAAGGATTTAATTTCAGAAAGTACGCCGTTGATAGGAATAGAACCATCAGCTATATTGACTTTTAGAGACGAATACATTCGATTAGTAAAAGACAAAGAGAGTGCCGAAAAATTGTCAAAAAACACATTTACTATTGAAGAGTTCTTTAAAAGAGAGATAACAAAAGAGAAAATTCATTCAGAGCAATTTTCGGATGTAGAGAAAACAATTAAAATTCACGGACACTGTCATCAAAAGTCATTGAGTACAATTGAAGCTTCATTTGCTATGTTGAATTTACCAAAAAACTGTTCAGTTACCATTTACAATTCAGGTTGCTGTGGTATGGCAGGTTCATTTGGTTATGAAAAAGAGCATTATGAAATTAGTATGCAAATGGGAGAGGATACTTTATTCCCAAAAATCCGCACAACCGAATCCACAACAGCAATAGCAGCTGCGGGAACGAGTTGCCGTCATCAGATTTTTGATGGAACCAATAGAAAAGCAATGCATCCAGTGACAATTTTGAGAGATTGTTTGAGATAA
- a CDS encoding glycoside hydrolase family 10 protein, with translation MKSIKLLILVLLFQTNLFSQESPKREMRAAWISTVDNIDWPSKPGLSDKEMKAEMITILDNLRSYNLNTVVFQIRPTADAYYKSTKEPASHWITGTQGVAPGFDPLQLMIDEAGKRGMSVHVWLNPYRVQKDTTKDVLAKTHLYFKKPQLFVTYGKTRYFNPGYEETRDFVSSVVGEIVRNYDIQAIHMDDYFYPYRIEGQEFPDQVAFEKEPRQFNDKEDWRRDNVDLIIKQIRDTIIANKPEVEFGISPFGVWRNKAKDSDGSNTRAGATNYDDLYANVLKWQKEGWIDYITPQLYWHIGFDRANFEVLVKWWAKHKYGTNVYIGHGIYKISKTSNDVEWRSPDQIVKQIEMVRSLPLLDGSMYFTANVFKRMGDTLRKPIIQKQYKYIALTPEANRITRIKPEPPISTSVGQKGDKTLLTWKPGVNNQKFVIYRFAKGKITDFSNSENIYYVTTSTKLEVPSANFKDYTYAITALSPTQTESIPIQF, from the coding sequence ATGAAAAGTATAAAACTTTTGATTCTAGTGCTATTGTTTCAAACCAATCTTTTTAGCCAAGAATCGCCAAAAAGAGAAATGCGGGCGGCTTGGATATCAACCGTAGATAATATTGATTGGCCATCAAAACCAGGTCTTTCAGACAAAGAAATGAAAGCCGAAATGATAACGATTTTAGATAATCTACGATCATATAATCTGAATACAGTAGTTTTTCAAATCCGTCCTACGGCTGATGCTTATTACAAATCGACCAAAGAACCAGCATCACATTGGATAACTGGAACTCAAGGAGTAGCTCCCGGTTTTGATCCGTTGCAGTTAATGATAGATGAAGCAGGAAAAAGAGGAATGAGTGTACATGTTTGGTTGAATCCCTATCGTGTACAAAAAGATACAACCAAAGATGTACTTGCAAAAACACATTTGTATTTTAAGAAACCACAGCTATTTGTTACTTATGGAAAAACAAGATATTTTAATCCGGGTTATGAAGAAACTAGAGATTTTGTTTCTTCAGTAGTGGGTGAAATAGTTCGAAATTATGACATCCAAGCCATACATATGGATGATTATTTTTATCCTTATAGAATCGAGGGGCAAGAATTTCCAGACCAAGTAGCATTTGAAAAAGAACCTCGCCAATTTAATGATAAAGAGGACTGGAGAAGAGATAATGTAGACTTGATAATTAAACAAATAAGAGATACGATAATTGCAAATAAACCAGAGGTCGAATTTGGAATTTCGCCTTTTGGAGTTTGGCGCAATAAAGCCAAAGATTCCGATGGTTCAAACACTAGGGCAGGAGCTACGAATTATGATGATTTGTATGCTAATGTTTTGAAATGGCAAAAAGAGGGCTGGATTGACTACATAACACCTCAACTGTACTGGCACATTGGTTTTGATAGAGCTAATTTTGAAGTTTTGGTTAAGTGGTGGGCAAAGCACAAATACGGCACAAATGTTTATATAGGTCATGGTATTTATAAGATTTCGAAAACGTCTAATGATGTTGAATGGAGAAGTCCAGATCAAATTGTGAAGCAAATAGAAATGGTTCGAAGCTTGCCTTTACTAGATGGTTCGATGTATTTTACGGCAAATGTTTTTAAAAGAATGGGAGATACGCTCAGAAAGCCTATTATCCAAAAGCAGTATAAATATATTGCATTGACACCTGAAGCAAATAGGATTACCAGAATAAAACCCGAGCCACCAATAAGTACTTCGGTTGGTCAAAAAGGAGACAAAACCCTTCTTACATGGAAGCCCGGAGTAAATAATCAAAAGTTTGTGATTTATAGATTTGCCAAAGGAAAAATAACAGATTTCTCTAATTCAGAGAATATTTACTATGTAACCACATCTACAAAATTAGAAGTACCAAGTGCTAATTTTAAAGATTATACCTATGCTATTACTGCTTTGAGTCCAACACAAACTGAAAGCATTCCAATACAATTTTAA
- a CDS encoding serine hydrolase domain-containing protein translates to MKKIGVRIVLVFLILLGISCHSLKNSKESFDTKKNEVYIDSMMNNALEKGFFPGAQIVVGSKDSVFILKNYGYHDYSKQQQVKTDDVYDLASMSKVLGATLVAMRLVGEDKINLEDKLGDVVAVYKNTAIADLTLFELLTHTTGLKSGIVFYQSLLSTSDGSPLLSNQKSENYPVLFDNMYVNKNIIYDAKYLSFEPKDNYIQIYKNMWLNPEFYKTVYEKIGLASTNPRGNYLYSDLNLILVQQMMETKTGLKLDQLARGIYNELGSKKIGYNPLKWTTEQDVIPTEIDNFFRKDTIKGYVHDEAAAILGGVSGNAGLFANAASISVLCQMLLNDGKYQGKQILKAKVVKEFTKSPLVKKGIYRGLGFDKRKPDEFYSKNDFGHTGFTGTFFFLNPNTNRFLIILTNRVNPSRTNRLMYKDDFCPKIWKQINK, encoded by the coding sequence ATGAAGAAAATAGGAGTTAGAATCGTACTTGTTTTTTTGATCCTTTTAGGGATTAGTTGCCATTCCCTAAAAAACTCAAAAGAGTCTTTCGATACAAAGAAAAACGAAGTTTACATCGATTCGATGATGAATAATGCACTCGAAAAAGGTTTTTTTCCTGGAGCACAAATTGTTGTAGGAAGTAAAGACTCTGTTTTTATATTGAAAAATTATGGATACCACGATTATTCAAAACAACAACAAGTAAAAACAGACGATGTGTACGATCTAGCTTCTATGTCTAAAGTATTGGGAGCAACATTGGTAGCAATGCGGTTAGTAGGAGAAGATAAAATAAACTTAGAAGATAAATTGGGAGATGTAGTTGCAGTGTACAAAAACACAGCCATTGCCGATTTAACCCTTTTTGAGTTACTGACACACACCACGGGGTTAAAATCAGGGATTGTTTTTTATCAGAGCTTGCTTTCTACTTCAGATGGATCACCGTTGTTGAGTAATCAAAAATCAGAAAATTATCCAGTCTTATTCGACAATATGTATGTAAATAAGAATATCATTTACGATGCAAAATATTTGTCTTTTGAACCAAAAGATAATTACATTCAGATTTATAAAAACATGTGGTTGAATCCTGAGTTTTATAAAACAGTTTATGAAAAGATAGGTTTAGCTAGTACCAATCCTCGTGGAAATTATTTGTATAGTGATCTAAATTTGATACTTGTACAACAAATGATGGAGACAAAAACAGGTTTGAAACTTGACCAATTAGCAAGAGGGATTTATAATGAATTAGGTAGTAAAAAAATTGGATATAATCCTTTGAAATGGACTACTGAGCAAGATGTTATCCCTACTGAAATTGATAACTTTTTTAGAAAGGATACTATTAAAGGATATGTGCATGATGAAGCCGCTGCCATTTTAGGAGGTGTTTCAGGAAATGCAGGCTTATTTGCAAATGCTGCATCTATTTCAGTACTATGTCAAATGTTGCTTAATGATGGAAAGTATCAAGGAAAGCAAATCTTAAAAGCAAAGGTGGTTAAAGAGTTCACAAAATCTCCTTTGGTCAAAAAGGGAATTTATCGCGGACTTGGTTTTGATAAGCGAAAACCAGATGAGTTTTACAGCAAAAATGATTTTGGACATACTGGTTTTACTGGAACTTTTTTCTTCCTGAATCCTAATACCAATAGATTTTTGATCATTCTTACCAATCGTGTAAATCCTTCGAGAACAAACAGATTAATGTATAAAGATGATTTTTGCCCGAAAATTTGGAAACAAATAAACAAATAA
- a CDS encoding metallophosphoesterase family protein — MKYLYSKILFLFIMASCFSQKTEKTGNMKFVQLTDLHVSVGNENDYLLQNIIKEINNSDNEFVVVTGDLTNRGADDELKQVHSILASLKTLRTLRKPLPALRLDF; from the coding sequence ATGAAATATCTATATTCCAAAATTCTGTTCCTTTTTATAATGGCATCTTGCTTTTCTCAAAAAACAGAAAAAACAGGAAACATGAAGTTTGTACAGCTTACTGATTTACATGTTTCTGTAGGGAATGAAAATGATTATTTATTGCAAAATATTATAAAAGAAATTAATAATTCGGATAATGAATTTGTTGTAGTAACAGGAGATTTAACCAATCGTGGGGCAGATGATGAGTTAAAACAAGTACATTCTATACTGGCGAGTTTGAAAACTTTGCGAACCTTACGTAAGCCTTTGCCAGCTTTGCGATTAGATTTTTAA
- a CDS encoding beta-N-acetylhexosaminidase, producing the protein MKKRILLIAIFLSSLSVLQAQKLDIIPRPVKIEQKEKMFVIPSTVKIIIDKKVQKSADYIASSFLKNTGINSIVSIGNKQDKNAILFLVDEKMNIPNDGYELNVTKKGVVVKGKSPNGVLNGFQTLLQICSAKEVTKGTIPFVKIEDYPRFEWRGMMLDVSRQFFDKGTVKNYIDWLAAHKMNIFHWHLTDDNGWRVEIKSMPDLTLKGAWRGPGEVLLPSYGSGNKRYGGYYTQEDIKEVVAYALERGVSIMPEIEIPGHSRAVTASYPEIGCVTTQETKSVQGEVKNVWCVGREENYQILDSIIREFTGLFPFDYIHVAGDEVNRANWEQCPKCKALMAKEGYTDTFQLQNYFFKRVEKIVEKYNKKSAGWNEILKGGEISPKTEIFAWQGISYGIESVKKGHPTIMIPGQYTYFDMAQSENERGHRWAAITDTKRAYSFEPIPESDLTAEEQKLIKGVQGALWSEYLDRPTRFVEYQSYPRISALAEIGWTQKEGKNWDDFYARLTNSHLQRLANMGIAFRDFPPTAIYKSGSITVTPPYEGAVVRYDAQGNEPTRQSPLYTNPIQTKDYEQYQFRTFFNEDAASPAVKVEKLPVATWTTSKVETLNISENISENIDKKGIWYLTFNPITDGATSGVIRAVSLFENDKLIQTYLEDRTLKSKPRLRFLIDNYNDKNTYRLDFTVENKEEKESAAKVNFNCSPYIEPEVKVTSSMIENPKFPFTRLEDYNIETYLRTDAPCVNGDWILYTFTNPVVSSKIDVLTGIPHHPRFIINDGYVEYSYNGIDFEKGDSFDYGNASIYPKQPVKAVKIMITGTNNELIMAGQDLRINP; encoded by the coding sequence ATGAAAAAAAGAATACTGCTAATTGCCATTTTCTTGAGCTCTCTGAGTGTACTACAGGCTCAAAAACTGGATATAATTCCGAGGCCTGTAAAGATAGAACAGAAAGAAAAAATGTTTGTAATACCTTCAACAGTAAAAATTATTATTGATAAAAAAGTACAAAAAAGTGCTGATTATATAGCAAGTAGTTTTTTAAAAAACACAGGAATTAATTCCATAGTTTCTATTGGAAATAAACAGGATAAAAATGCAATACTCTTTTTGGTAGATGAAAAAATGAATATCCCTAATGATGGTTATGAATTGAACGTAACTAAAAAAGGGGTTGTTGTAAAAGGAAAATCTCCAAACGGGGTATTGAATGGTTTTCAGACTTTACTGCAAATTTGTTCTGCAAAAGAGGTTACAAAAGGAACAATTCCTTTTGTGAAAATAGAAGATTATCCTCGTTTTGAATGGAGAGGAATGATGCTGGATGTATCAAGACAGTTTTTTGATAAAGGAACCGTTAAGAATTACATCGACTGGTTAGCAGCACACAAAATGAATATTTTTCATTGGCATCTTACAGATGATAATGGCTGGAGAGTAGAAATTAAATCAATGCCAGATTTAACTTTAAAAGGAGCTTGGAGAGGACCAGGAGAAGTATTGCTTCCATCCTATGGTTCAGGAAACAAACGTTATGGAGGGTATTATACACAGGAGGATATAAAAGAAGTTGTGGCTTATGCTTTAGAACGTGGCGTTTCGATTATGCCCGAAATAGAAATCCCGGGACACTCGCGTGCAGTAACGGCATCATATCCAGAAATTGGTTGTGTAACAACGCAAGAAACTAAAAGTGTTCAAGGAGAAGTTAAAAATGTATGGTGTGTAGGTCGAGAAGAAAATTACCAAATTTTAGATTCAATTATTAGAGAATTTACAGGATTGTTTCCTTTTGATTATATTCATGTTGCAGGCGATGAGGTAAACAGAGCCAATTGGGAGCAATGCCCAAAATGTAAAGCTTTGATGGCAAAAGAGGGATATACAGATACTTTTCAACTTCAGAATTATTTCTTTAAGCGTGTAGAAAAAATTGTCGAGAAGTACAATAAGAAATCGGCAGGTTGGAATGAAATTCTAAAGGGAGGAGAAATAAGCCCTAAAACAGAAATTTTTGCATGGCAAGGTATAAGCTACGGAATAGAATCTGTTAAAAAAGGACACCCAACAATTATGATTCCGGGGCAATATACTTATTTTGATATGGCACAGTCTGAGAATGAACGTGGCCATCGTTGGGCTGCTATTACCGACACAAAAAGAGCCTATTCGTTTGAACCTATTCCAGAAAGTGATTTAACAGCAGAGGAACAAAAATTGATAAAAGGAGTTCAAGGAGCTTTGTGGAGTGAATATTTAGACCGTCCGACACGATTTGTAGAATACCAAAGTTATCCAAGGATTAGTGCCTTGGCAGAAATTGGATGGACACAAAAAGAAGGTAAAAACTGGGATGACTTTTATGCAAGATTAACAAATAGCCATTTGCAACGTTTGGCTAATATGGGAATTGCCTTTAGAGATTTTCCACCTACAGCAATTTATAAAAGCGGTAGTATTACTGTAACGCCACCTTATGAAGGTGCTGTTGTGCGCTATGATGCACAAGGAAACGAACCTACGAGACAATCCCCTTTATATACAAATCCAATTCAGACAAAAGATTACGAGCAATACCAGTTCCGTACTTTTTTTAATGAAGATGCAGCAAGTCCAGCTGTAAAAGTAGAGAAGTTGCCAGTTGCAACTTGGACTACTTCAAAAGTGGAAACCTTAAATATTTCAGAGAATATTTCGGAGAACATTGATAAAAAAGGAATTTGGTACTTAACTTTTAATCCAATAACAGACGGAGCAACTAGTGGCGTAATAAGAGCAGTTTCACTTTTTGAAAATGATAAACTAATACAAACTTATTTAGAAGATAGAACATTAAAATCAAAACCTCGTTTGCGATTTTTAATTGATAATTACAATGATAAAAATACTTATCGTTTAGACTTTACGGTTGAAAATAAAGAAGAAAAAGAATCCGCAGCGAAAGTAAATTTCAATTGCTCACCTTATATAGAACCAGAGGTAAAAGTAACCTCATCAATGATCGAAAATCCGAAATTTCCATTCACAAGATTAGAAGATTATAATATAGAAACCTATTTGCGTACAGATGCACCATGTGTAAATGGAGATTGGATTTTATACACTTTTACCAACCCAGTTGTTTCATCTAAAATAGATGTGTTAACAGGAATACCGCATCACCCAAGATTTATAATCAACGATGGATATGTAGAGTATTCATATAATGGAATTGATTTTGAAAAGGGAGATAGTTTTGATTATGGAAATGCATCTATCTATCCAAAACAACCTGTAAAAGCAGTAAAAATAATGATTACAGGAACAAACAACGAGCTAATTATGGCAGGTCAGGATTTAAGAATTAACCCTTAA
- a CDS encoding exo-beta-N-acetylmuramidase NamZ family protein, giving the protein MKKLTLICVLIATVSFAQNIKTGAENYTEYLPLLKGKTIGIVTNQTGIIDKKTHLVDFLVEKKIKIKTIFAPEHGFRGTADAGEHVSDEIDKKTGLSIVSLYGKNNKPNSEQLKGIDVMVFDLQDVGTRLYTYVSTMHRIMEACAENNVPLIVMDRPNPNIAIVDGPVLDIAFKSGIGMHPTPLLHGMTLGEEAKMINGEKWLKDGIQCKLTVIPCLNYGRSMSYSLPVRPSPNLPNDQSINLYVSLCLFEGTNVSMGRGTEKQFQIYGSPYLPKSNFAFTPKPNFGDKDPLYNGIECNGEDLSAIPKIDKLEIKWLIKAYQTTSDKSKFFDKRKFSIRAGNEKLQQQIEAGVSEEEIRNSWKEGVQAFKKMRQQYLIYK; this is encoded by the coding sequence ATGAAAAAGCTAACACTAATTTGCGTGCTAATTGCAACGGTTTCTTTTGCACAAAATATAAAAACAGGTGCAGAGAATTATACAGAATACCTACCCTTATTAAAAGGAAAGACTATTGGTATAGTGACTAATCAAACGGGAATCATTGATAAGAAAACCCATTTAGTGGATTTTTTAGTTGAAAAGAAAATAAAGATAAAAACCATTTTTGCACCAGAACATGGTTTTAGAGGGACTGCTGATGCAGGTGAGCATGTATCAGATGAAATAGATAAAAAAACAGGATTGTCAATTGTTTCTCTTTACGGAAAAAACAATAAACCAAACTCAGAGCAATTAAAAGGTATTGATGTTATGGTTTTTGATTTGCAAGATGTAGGAACAAGGTTATATACTTACGTTTCTACGATGCATAGGATAATGGAAGCATGTGCAGAGAATAATGTTCCGTTAATTGTAATGGATCGCCCCAATCCAAACATAGCTATTGTAGATGGTCCCGTTTTGGATATTGCTTTTAAAAGTGGAATAGGGATGCATCCAACACCTTTGCTTCACGGAATGACGTTGGGCGAAGAAGCTAAAATGATTAATGGAGAAAAATGGCTGAAAGATGGAATTCAATGTAAGCTGACCGTTATTCCATGTTTGAATTATGGCAGAAGCATGAGTTATAGTTTGCCAGTTAGACCTTCGCCTAATTTGCCTAATGATCAATCAATAAACTTATATGTTAGTTTGTGTCTTTTTGAAGGTACTAATGTGAGTATGGGACGAGGAACTGAAAAACAATTTCAGATTTATGGTTCTCCCTATTTGCCAAAAAGCAATTTTGCATTTACTCCCAAACCAAATTTTGGAGATAAAGACCCTTTGTATAATGGAATAGAATGTAATGGAGAGGATTTATCAGCAATTCCCAAAATCGATAAACTAGAAATCAAATGGTTGATAAAAGCCTATCAAACAACATCAGATAAATCTAAGTTTTTTGATAAGAGAAAGTTTTCAATACGAGCTGGAAATGAAAAATTACAGCAACAAATTGAAGCAGGAGTCTCAGAAGAAGAGATAAGGAATAGCTGGAAAGAAGGTGTTCAAGCCTTTAAAAAAATGAGACAGCAGTATCTAATTTATAAATAG
- a CDS encoding alpha/beta hydrolase has product MKKTIYIVLLIFVFFSAKAAKIDTLQVFSTVMKKNIKTCVITPDSYKKNKKKMPVVYLLHGYSGNYATWVKSFKEVAQQVDKYGFIVIGVDGGYSSWYFDSPMDPAFKYETYIIDELIPFIDQKYKTIASREGRAISGLSMGGHGALYLSFKHQEVFGAAGSMSGGVDFRPFSEKWDIKKRLGSITEFPENWDKNTVVAMLELVESNRLNLIIDCGVDDFFIDVNRQLHEKMLALKINHDYIERPGKHNIEYWENSLKFQLLFFYNFFNNQVKQNK; this is encoded by the coding sequence ATGAAAAAAACAATTTATATAGTACTCTTAATATTCGTATTTTTTTCTGCTAAAGCTGCTAAAATAGACACTTTACAAGTTTTTAGTACAGTAATGAAAAAGAATATAAAAACCTGTGTTATTACTCCAGATAGTTACAAAAAGAACAAGAAAAAAATGCCAGTTGTTTATCTACTTCATGGGTATAGTGGAAATTATGCAACATGGGTAAAAAGCTTTAAAGAGGTAGCACAACAGGTTGATAAATATGGTTTTATAGTAATAGGTGTTGATGGGGGATATTCAAGTTGGTACTTTGATAGCCCAATGGATCCTGCTTTTAAATATGAAACATATATAATCGATGAATTAATTCCGTTTATAGATCAGAAATACAAAACGATTGCAAGTCGGGAAGGTAGAGCTATTTCGGGACTTAGTATGGGAGGTCATGGAGCATTGTATTTATCATTTAAGCATCAGGAAGTGTTTGGGGCGGCAGGAAGCATGAGCGGAGGAGTTGATTTTCGTCCATTTTCTGAAAAATGGGATATAAAAAAACGCCTAGGTTCAATAACTGAATTTCCTGAAAATTGGGATAAAAATACAGTTGTTGCAATGTTAGAATTAGTAGAAAGTAATAGGCTAAATCTTATTATTGATTGTGGTGTCGATGATTTTTTTATCGATGTAAACAGACAGCTCCATGAGAAGATGCTTGCTTTAAAAATAAACCACGATTATATAGAACGTCCAGGAAAACACAACATCGAATATTGGGAGAACTCCTTGAAATTTCAATTGCTATTTTTCTATAATTTTTTTAATAATCAGGTTAAACAAAATAAATAA